One Streptomyces sp. NBC_01217 genomic region harbors:
- a CDS encoding universal stress protein, translating to MTDQQPHRFERGTDGPKVIVAGLDGSDSSMHAAAYAAGLARRQGAVLALVYVQPVLPAGAALGAPVADATGEVAQGLVNEIREWTERMKDIWNVRWEFHTFHGDPYNGLVTAAQELKADAVVVGASESAGHRFIGSVAVRLVKAGRWPVTVVP from the coding sequence GTGACAGACCAACAGCCCCACCGGTTCGAACGTGGCACAGACGGCCCGAAAGTGATCGTCGCAGGCCTCGACGGCTCCGATTCCTCCATGCATGCCGCCGCGTACGCGGCCGGACTCGCCCGTCGTCAGGGGGCCGTGCTCGCCCTCGTCTATGTCCAGCCCGTGCTGCCCGCGGGAGCCGCGCTCGGTGCACCGGTCGCCGACGCGACCGGAGAGGTCGCACAGGGGCTGGTGAACGAGATCCGCGAGTGGACGGAGCGGATGAAGGACATATGGAATGTGCGCTGGGAGTTCCACACCTTCCACGGTGATCCCTACAACGGACTCGTGACGGCGGCGCAGGAGCTGAAGGCCGATGCCGTCGTGGTGGGTGCGTCGGAGTCGGCCGGGCACCGGTTCATCGGTTCGGTGGCGGTCCGGCTGGTGAAGGCGGGCCGCTGGCCCGTCACCGTGGTTCCGTGA